A window of Panicum virgatum strain AP13 chromosome 8K, P.virgatum_v5, whole genome shotgun sequence contains these coding sequences:
- the LOC120643962 gene encoding uncharacterized protein LOC120643962 — MMATAACRKLSSGRSVPEPLPLVPGRAHLSQGVPPLGLATAAKLLKSVGARSTGAACLMVQTVKRDLLLLRWNLHGDLLLVKVEGYNSLFCSLCIYDVLN; from the exons atgaTGGCGACGGCAGCCTGCCGGAAG CTGAGCTCTGGTAGATCTGTACCGGAGCCGTTGCCGCTGGTGCCGGGCCGGGCTCACCTGTCGCAGGGCGTGCCGCCGCTCGGCTTGGCCACTGCAGCAAAGCTCCTAAAGAGCGTTGGTGCCAGATCTACAGGGGCGGCTTGTTTGATGGTTCAG ACAGTGAAAAGGGATCTCCTTTTGTTAAGGTGGAATCTGCATGGGGACTTGTTACTTGTTAAGGTGGAAGGGTACAATAGCCTCTTCTGTAGTTTGTGTATATATGATGTTCTAAACTAA
- the LOC120643961 gene encoding adenine/guanine permease AZG2 encodes MTTSAKRTAPWHRLSEAEAALNRAVAASWVGRYFKLDARKSSFTKELRAGAATFLTMAYIISVNAAILTDSGGPCTVRDCTPVANSTEAPGPECTAGPSPNPGYEQCLARTKSDLIVATAVAAMAGSFAMGVFANLPLALAPGMGANAYFAYNMVGFHGSGSIPYGTALAVVMLEGVVFLALSAVGLRSRLARLIPRNIRLASAVGIGLFLAFTGLQAHQGIGLVGASPSTLVTLAACSEVDPATGACLGGTMRSPTFWLGAAGFLVTATCLARNVKGAMIYGIVVVTAVSWIRGTSVTVFPDTAAGDAAFTYFRKVVGFHMISTTAGEISFAGFRHGNVWVALVTLLYVDVLDTTGTMYSMAEYGGFADEATGGFEGEYRAFLVDAGSTVLSAGLGSSTVTTYIESAAGIREGGRTGLTAVTVAAGFLASLFFGPLLTSVPPWAVGPSLVLVGAMMMRVAGEIEWGDMKEGVPAFVTMALMPLSFSIAYGIIAGLGVYVALHWYDWARHGLGKVRGVLDERRNQVAAAAGEVVGPAAAAAEQDDVV; translated from the coding sequence ATGACGACGTCGGCCAAGAGGACGGCGCCATGGCACAGGCTCTCGGAGGCGGAGGCCGCCTTGAACCGCGCCGTCGCGGCGAGCTGGGTGGGGAGGTATTTCAAGCTGGACGCCCGCAAGAGCTCCTTCACCAAGGagctccgcgccggcgccgccacgttCCTCACCATGGCCTACATCATCTCCGTCAACGCGGCGATCCTCACCGACTCCGGCGGGCCGTGCACAGTGCGGGATTGCACGCCGGTGGCGAACTCGACGGAAGCGCCCGGGCCGGAGTGCACGGCCGGGCCGAGCCCGAACCCCGGGTACGAGCAGTGCCTGGCGCGCACCAAGAGCGACCTGATCGTGGCCACGGCggtggccgccatggccggctcCTTCGCCATGGGCGTGTTCGCCAACCTCCCGCTCGCCCTGGCCCCCGGCATGGGCGCCAACGCCTACTTCGCCTACAACATGGTCGGGTTCCACGGCTCGGGTTCCATCCCCTACGGCACGGCGCTCGCCGTGGTGATGCTGGAGGGCGTCGTCTTCCTCGCGCTGTCGGCCGTCGGCCTCCGGTCCAGGCTGGCGCGGCTGATCCCGCGGAACATCCGGCTCGCCTCGGCCGTCGGCATCGGCCTGTTCCTGGCCTTCACCGGCCTCCAGGCGCACCAGGGCATCGGGCTCGTCGGCGCCAGCCCGTCGACGCTGGTCACGCTCGCCGCTTGCTCCGAGGTCGACCCGGCCACCGGCGCGTGCCTCGGCGGCACCATGCGCAGCCCGACGTTCTGGCTCGGCGCCGCCGGGTTCCTCGTCACGGCGACGTGCCTGGCCCGGAACGTGAAGGGGGCCATGATCTACGGCATCGTGGTCGTCACGGCAGTGTCGTGGATCCGCGGCACGAGCGTGACGGTGTTCCCGgacacggcggccggcgacgccgcctTCACCTACTTCAGGAAGGTGGTCGGCTTCCACATGATCAGCACCACCGCGGGGGAGATCAGCTTCGCCGGCTTCCGCCACGGCAACGTCTGGGTGGCCCTGGTGACGCTCCTCTACGTGGACGTGCTGGACACGACGGGGACAATGTACTCCATGGCTGAGTACGGCGGGTTCGCCGACGAGGCCACCGGCGGGTTCGAGGGCGAGTACCGGGCGTTCCTGGTGGACGCCGGGTCGACGGTGCTCAGCGCGGGGCTCGGGAGCTCCACCGTGACCACCTACATCGAGTCGGCGGCGGGGATCCGGGAGGGCGGCCGGACGGGGCTGACCGCCGTCACCGTGGCCGCCGGCTTCCTGGCGTCGCTCTTCTTCGGGCCGCTGCTGACGAGCGTGCCGCCGTGGGCGGTGGGCCCGTCGCTGGTGCTGGTGGGCGCGATGATGATGCGGGTGGCCGGGGAGATCGAGTGGGGGGACATGAAGGAGGGCGTGCCGGCGTTCGTGACCATGGCGCTCATGCCGCTGTCCTTCTCCATCGCCTACGGCATCATCGCCGGGCTGGGCGTGTACGTCGCGCTGCACTGGTATGACTGGGCGCGCCACGGGTTGGGCAAGGTGAGGGGCGTGCTGGACGAGCGGCGGAAccaggtggccgccgccgcgggcgaggtcgtcggcccggcggcggcggcggcggagcaggacgACGTCGTCTGA